A window of Bacillus sp. E(2018) contains these coding sequences:
- a CDS encoding acyl-CoA desaturase, with translation MKDLQSFGWYAAKIAPKLPKEAFKPVPSRLWGGLVYLLIAIAGILVIGLLNNLHPWLGIGIAVILGTCFAGMGFLGHEILHGTVIRKPWLRDFLGAVAFWPLSVGPKLWRKWHNTTHHVHTQHDGKDPDAWPTLENLSHKPLLQKVYKLPMWMRSIVSFAFLSVSFTLHGLFMFKRFIKEFKPSKRPSVWIQLLLPWAMWLGLLAWLGPVKWFFAVLLPLLIANAIVMSYISTNHRLNPMTDVNDPLANSLTVTVPKWIDVIHFNFSYHTEHHLFPGMSPKYYPLVKKHIKEMWPERYHEMPHWKALVALWKTPHVYFNQTQFVDPAPGNLYPSLGYGMNQDETVEEKKRERKPVNRTSKSIH, from the coding sequence ATGAAAGATCTACAATCGTTTGGCTGGTATGCAGCAAAAATCGCTCCAAAGCTGCCGAAAGAAGCCTTTAAGCCAGTGCCTTCAAGATTATGGGGAGGACTAGTCTACTTATTGATCGCAATCGCCGGTATTTTAGTTATCGGGTTATTGAATAATTTACACCCTTGGTTAGGGATTGGAATCGCCGTTATATTAGGAACGTGTTTTGCGGGAATGGGCTTTTTAGGTCATGAGATTCTGCACGGCACAGTAATCCGAAAGCCGTGGCTTCGTGATTTTTTAGGAGCGGTAGCTTTCTGGCCGTTAAGTGTTGGACCAAAGCTATGGAGAAAGTGGCACAATACGACGCACCACGTACACACACAACATGATGGAAAAGACCCGGATGCGTGGCCAACGCTTGAGAACTTGTCACACAAACCCTTGCTACAAAAAGTGTACAAGCTTCCAATGTGGATGCGTTCGATCGTAAGCTTTGCTTTCTTGTCAGTTTCGTTTACACTGCACGGACTTTTTATGTTCAAACGTTTTATTAAAGAGTTCAAACCGAGTAAACGTCCTTCTGTTTGGATTCAGTTGTTATTGCCGTGGGCGATGTGGCTAGGATTGTTAGCATGGCTTGGACCTGTTAAATGGTTCTTTGCGGTATTGCTGCCGTTATTGATCGCAAACGCGATCGTAATGAGCTATATCTCAACCAATCACCGCTTGAACCCAATGACAGACGTGAACGATCCGTTAGCGAACAGCTTAACGGTTACGGTTCCAAAATGGATCGATGTGATTCATTTTAATTTCTCTTACCATACGGAGCATCATTTGTTCCCAGGTATGAGTCCGAAATATTACCCGCTCGTGAAGAAGCATATTAAAGAAATGTGGCCAGAGCGCTATCACGAGATGCCGCACTGGAAGGCACTTGTTGCGCTGTGGAAAACACCGCATGTGTACTTTAATCAAACGCAGTTTGTTGATCCTGCACCAGGGAATCTGTATCCTTCGCTTGGTTATGGGATGAATCAGGATGAAACAGTGGAAGAGAAGAAGCGCGAACGAAAGCCAGTGAACCGCACGTCGAAAAGCATCCATTAA